The Manis javanica isolate MJ-LG chromosome 4, MJ_LKY, whole genome shotgun sequence genome contains a region encoding:
- the NSRP1 gene encoding nuclear speckle splicing regulatory protein 1 isoform X1: protein MAIPGRQNVVLRCHRKGYGLILPKKAQQLHPVLQKPSVFGDDSDDDEETSVSESLQREAAKKQAMKQTKLEIQKALAEDSTVYEYDSIYDEMQKKKEESNPKLLLGKDRKPKYIHNLLKAVEIRKKEQEKRMEKKIQREREMEKGEFDDKEAFVTSAYKKKLQERAEEEEREKRAAALEARLDVTKQKDLSGFYRHLLNQAVGEEEVPTCSFREARSGIKKEKSRGYSDEVSSENRISHEKCILQTVVKIEENPDVDSDFDAKSNEDDEMEENNKANCRREKGTENSQNYSKYHRTQTHSRSSSEETEHGTKCHTKNTKTRGHEKREDEHQERQSRDQENYYTDCDHRKEKKDSHTHRETSHRDSYWKRHEQEGKLRGRDQRERNDQEWKREKDGEKYPQQEQERERPRNDDDRHSKKGGEKEERSKEKEEHMKARKERYKNCDKYRNSEKQEISVQSPERNRDRKESSPKSRAKDRLLDQEGSSKMRNKEKDKEGNPEKPSSSETALETKHRITEDCQETGKEQERPHEAVNKFAKRNSKETVMSARDRYLARQMARVNAKTYIEKEDD from the exons aCCTCTGTGAGTGAAAGCCTTCAGAGGGAAGCTGCTAAGAAGCAAGCGATGAAACAG ACGAAACTGGAAATCCAGAAGGCCCTTGCAGAAGACTCTACTGTATATGAATATGACAGTATTTATGatgaaatgcagaaaaaaaaggaggaaagtaaTCCCAAGTTGCTTTTGGGAAAAGACCGAAAG cCCAAGTATATTCACAATTTACTAAAAGCAGTTGAGATCaggaaaaaggaacaggaaaaaagaatggaaaagaaaatacagagagaacGAGAAATGGAAAAGGGAGAATTTGATGATAAAGAGGCATTTGTGACATCTGCTTATAAGAAAAAACTGCAAGAGAGAgctgaagaggaagaaagagagaagagggctGCTGCACTCGAAG CACGTTTGGATGTAACCAAACAGAAAGATCTCAGTGGATTTTATAGGCACCTATTAAATCAAGCGGTTGGTGAAGAGGAGGTACCTACATGCAGCTTTCGTGAAGCCAG gtctgggataaagaaagagaaatcaaggggTTATTCTGATGAAGTAAGTTCAGAGAACAGAATATCACATGAGAAATGCATTCTACAAACCGTTGTGAAAATAGAGGAAAACCCAGATGTAGACAGTGACTTTGATGCTAAGAGCAATGAGGAtgatgaaatggaagaaaacaataaagcgAATTGCAGACGGGAGAAGGGCACAGAGAACTCCCAGAATTACTCCAAGTATCATAGAACCCAAACCCACTCTCGGTCATCTagtgaagaaacagaacatgGTACCAAGTGCCACACAAAAAATACCAAGACAAGAGGACATGAGAAGAGGGAAGATGAGCACCAAGAGAGACAGTCCAGGGACCAGGAGAACTATTACACTGACTGTGATCACcgaaaagaaaagaaggactcCCATACGCACAGAGAGACCAGTCACAGGGATTCCTACTGGAAGAGGCATGAACAAGAAGGTAAACTGAGGGGAAgagaccaaagagaaagaaatgaccaagaatggaaaagggagaaagacGGGGAGAAATATCCCCAACAAgaacaagaaagagagagaccacGAAATGATGACGACCGACACAGcaaaaaaggaggagagaaggaagagagaagcaaagaaaaggaagagcatatgaaagcaaggaaagaaagatacaaaaactgtgataaatacagaaatagtgaaaaacaagaaataagtgttcaATCTCCAGAAAGAAATCGAGACAGAAAGGAAAGCAGCCCAAAATCTAGAGCAAAGGATAGGCTTCTTGATCAGGAAGGATCCAGTAAAATGAGAAAcaaggaaaaggacaaagaaggaaacCCAGAGAAACCATCTAGTTCTGAAACAGCACtggaaacaaaacacagaatcACGGAGGATTGCCAGGAGACAGGCAAAGAACAAGAGAGACCACACGAGGCAGTGAACAAGTTTGCAAAGCGGAACAGCAAAGAAACTGTAATGTCAGCTAGAGACAGGTACTTGGCCAGGCAAATGGCACGGGTTAATGCAAAGACATACATTGAGAAAGAAGATGATTGA
- the NSRP1 gene encoding nuclear speckle splicing regulatory protein 1 isoform X2 — MVLSDAPRQSKYGLILPKKAQQLHPVLQKPSVFGDDSDDDEETSVSESLQREAAKKQAMKQTKLEIQKALAEDSTVYEYDSIYDEMQKKKEESNPKLLLGKDRKPKYIHNLLKAVEIRKKEQEKRMEKKIQREREMEKGEFDDKEAFVTSAYKKKLQERAEEEEREKRAAALEARLDVTKQKDLSGFYRHLLNQAVGEEEVPTCSFREARSGIKKEKSRGYSDEVSSENRISHEKCILQTVVKIEENPDVDSDFDAKSNEDDEMEENNKANCRREKGTENSQNYSKYHRTQTHSRSSSEETEHGTKCHTKNTKTRGHEKREDEHQERQSRDQENYYTDCDHRKEKKDSHTHRETSHRDSYWKRHEQEGKLRGRDQRERNDQEWKREKDGEKYPQQEQERERPRNDDDRHSKKGGEKEERSKEKEEHMKARKERYKNCDKYRNSEKQEISVQSPERNRDRKESSPKSRAKDRLLDQEGSSKMRNKEKDKEGNPEKPSSSETALETKHRITEDCQETGKEQERPHEAVNKFAKRNSKETVMSARDRYLARQMARVNAKTYIEKEDD; from the exons aCCTCTGTGAGTGAAAGCCTTCAGAGGGAAGCTGCTAAGAAGCAAGCGATGAAACAG ACGAAACTGGAAATCCAGAAGGCCCTTGCAGAAGACTCTACTGTATATGAATATGACAGTATTTATGatgaaatgcagaaaaaaaaggaggaaagtaaTCCCAAGTTGCTTTTGGGAAAAGACCGAAAG cCCAAGTATATTCACAATTTACTAAAAGCAGTTGAGATCaggaaaaaggaacaggaaaaaagaatggaaaagaaaatacagagagaacGAGAAATGGAAAAGGGAGAATTTGATGATAAAGAGGCATTTGTGACATCTGCTTATAAGAAAAAACTGCAAGAGAGAgctgaagaggaagaaagagagaagagggctGCTGCACTCGAAG CACGTTTGGATGTAACCAAACAGAAAGATCTCAGTGGATTTTATAGGCACCTATTAAATCAAGCGGTTGGTGAAGAGGAGGTACCTACATGCAGCTTTCGTGAAGCCAG gtctgggataaagaaagagaaatcaaggggTTATTCTGATGAAGTAAGTTCAGAGAACAGAATATCACATGAGAAATGCATTCTACAAACCGTTGTGAAAATAGAGGAAAACCCAGATGTAGACAGTGACTTTGATGCTAAGAGCAATGAGGAtgatgaaatggaagaaaacaataaagcgAATTGCAGACGGGAGAAGGGCACAGAGAACTCCCAGAATTACTCCAAGTATCATAGAACCCAAACCCACTCTCGGTCATCTagtgaagaaacagaacatgGTACCAAGTGCCACACAAAAAATACCAAGACAAGAGGACATGAGAAGAGGGAAGATGAGCACCAAGAGAGACAGTCCAGGGACCAGGAGAACTATTACACTGACTGTGATCACcgaaaagaaaagaaggactcCCATACGCACAGAGAGACCAGTCACAGGGATTCCTACTGGAAGAGGCATGAACAAGAAGGTAAACTGAGGGGAAgagaccaaagagaaagaaatgaccaagaatggaaaagggagaaagacGGGGAGAAATATCCCCAACAAgaacaagaaagagagagaccacGAAATGATGACGACCGACACAGcaaaaaaggaggagagaaggaagagagaagcaaagaaaaggaagagcatatgaaagcaaggaaagaaagatacaaaaactgtgataaatacagaaatagtgaaaaacaagaaataagtgttcaATCTCCAGAAAGAAATCGAGACAGAAAGGAAAGCAGCCCAAAATCTAGAGCAAAGGATAGGCTTCTTGATCAGGAAGGATCCAGTAAAATGAGAAAcaaggaaaaggacaaagaaggaaacCCAGAGAAACCATCTAGTTCTGAAACAGCACtggaaacaaaacacagaatcACGGAGGATTGCCAGGAGACAGGCAAAGAACAAGAGAGACCACACGAGGCAGTGAACAAGTTTGCAAAGCGGAACAGCAAAGAAACTGTAATGTCAGCTAGAGACAGGTACTTGGCCAGGCAAATGGCACGGGTTAATGCAAAGACATACATTGAGAAAGAAGATGATTGA
- the NSRP1 gene encoding nuclear speckle splicing regulatory protein 1 isoform X3, whose amino-acid sequence MAIPGRQYGLILPKKAQQLHPVLQKPSVFGDDSDDDEETSVSESLQREAAKKQAMKQTKLEIQKALAEDSTVYEYDSIYDEMQKKKEESNPKLLLGKDRKPKYIHNLLKAVEIRKKEQEKRMEKKIQREREMEKGEFDDKEAFVTSAYKKKLQERAEEEEREKRAAALEARLDVTKQKDLSGFYRHLLNQAVGEEEVPTCSFREARSGIKKEKSRGYSDEVSSENRISHEKCILQTVVKIEENPDVDSDFDAKSNEDDEMEENNKANCRREKGTENSQNYSKYHRTQTHSRSSSEETEHGTKCHTKNTKTRGHEKREDEHQERQSRDQENYYTDCDHRKEKKDSHTHRETSHRDSYWKRHEQEGKLRGRDQRERNDQEWKREKDGEKYPQQEQERERPRNDDDRHSKKGGEKEERSKEKEEHMKARKERYKNCDKYRNSEKQEISVQSPERNRDRKESSPKSRAKDRLLDQEGSSKMRNKEKDKEGNPEKPSSSETALETKHRITEDCQETGKEQERPHEAVNKFAKRNSKETVMSARDRYLARQMARVNAKTYIEKEDD is encoded by the exons aCCTCTGTGAGTGAAAGCCTTCAGAGGGAAGCTGCTAAGAAGCAAGCGATGAAACAG ACGAAACTGGAAATCCAGAAGGCCCTTGCAGAAGACTCTACTGTATATGAATATGACAGTATTTATGatgaaatgcagaaaaaaaaggaggaaagtaaTCCCAAGTTGCTTTTGGGAAAAGACCGAAAG cCCAAGTATATTCACAATTTACTAAAAGCAGTTGAGATCaggaaaaaggaacaggaaaaaagaatggaaaagaaaatacagagagaacGAGAAATGGAAAAGGGAGAATTTGATGATAAAGAGGCATTTGTGACATCTGCTTATAAGAAAAAACTGCAAGAGAGAgctgaagaggaagaaagagagaagagggctGCTGCACTCGAAG CACGTTTGGATGTAACCAAACAGAAAGATCTCAGTGGATTTTATAGGCACCTATTAAATCAAGCGGTTGGTGAAGAGGAGGTACCTACATGCAGCTTTCGTGAAGCCAG gtctgggataaagaaagagaaatcaaggggTTATTCTGATGAAGTAAGTTCAGAGAACAGAATATCACATGAGAAATGCATTCTACAAACCGTTGTGAAAATAGAGGAAAACCCAGATGTAGACAGTGACTTTGATGCTAAGAGCAATGAGGAtgatgaaatggaagaaaacaataaagcgAATTGCAGACGGGAGAAGGGCACAGAGAACTCCCAGAATTACTCCAAGTATCATAGAACCCAAACCCACTCTCGGTCATCTagtgaagaaacagaacatgGTACCAAGTGCCACACAAAAAATACCAAGACAAGAGGACATGAGAAGAGGGAAGATGAGCACCAAGAGAGACAGTCCAGGGACCAGGAGAACTATTACACTGACTGTGATCACcgaaaagaaaagaaggactcCCATACGCACAGAGAGACCAGTCACAGGGATTCCTACTGGAAGAGGCATGAACAAGAAGGTAAACTGAGGGGAAgagaccaaagagaaagaaatgaccaagaatggaaaagggagaaagacGGGGAGAAATATCCCCAACAAgaacaagaaagagagagaccacGAAATGATGACGACCGACACAGcaaaaaaggaggagagaaggaagagagaagcaaagaaaaggaagagcatatgaaagcaaggaaagaaagatacaaaaactgtgataaatacagaaatagtgaaaaacaagaaataagtgttcaATCTCCAGAAAGAAATCGAGACAGAAAGGAAAGCAGCCCAAAATCTAGAGCAAAGGATAGGCTTCTTGATCAGGAAGGATCCAGTAAAATGAGAAAcaaggaaaaggacaaagaaggaaacCCAGAGAAACCATCTAGTTCTGAAACAGCACtggaaacaaaacacagaatcACGGAGGATTGCCAGGAGACAGGCAAAGAACAAGAGAGACCACACGAGGCAGTGAACAAGTTTGCAAAGCGGAACAGCAAAGAAACTGTAATGTCAGCTAGAGACAGGTACTTGGCCAGGCAAATGGCACGGGTTAATGCAAAGACATACATTGAGAAAGAAGATGATTGA